GTTGTACAGAAATTCACCCGATGGGATCTTTCACTCAAACAGAAGATTACAGAGAATTTCTCGGTCTTTCTCAATCTGAACAATTTTACAAGCGTTTTGGAGGATGTTCAGAGGGCAAACAATCTCGATGGCTGGCAAACACTCAGCTCGAGTCAGAAATACGGGCTGACCGGCGACTTGGGCGTTCGACTTGAGTTGTGATGGGGGCAGATAACCAAATACTCACATTAACTAAAGGAGGAGACCAATGCAGAGGGTCTTTGGGATTTTTCCATAAGGAATTTGCAGGCCGTACCACAACAATAATCCACCAAACCAATACATAAGAGGAGGTAACTATGCGTACAATACAAATTGCCTTGTTGTTTGTCGTTGTAGGGCTCATGCTCCTTCCCATGGTTTCGAGTGCACAGAACATTGTTCGCATTCCACCGTTCAGCGGAACGAACTACCTGAACACCGTCATCATGGGGGACACGCTTCCGAACGGGCAACGCAGGGATACAAACGCAGTCTATGTTCTCCAACGCGGAGGATTGTATCTCTCCAACGGCGTTATTCTGAACATCGGTTGGAAGCTGCGTCTACAGACACACGACACAACTGCCGGGGTGAGCAATCCTGCTGTGTTCTTGTATAACCCGGGTGCAAATCCACCGGGCCAGTTCGTCAATATGCGTGGCGACGTCACAATAAAGAGCCTCATCATTTCGGGGTATCTGGAAGCGGATCCGACCGAACTGACAAAGCTGCAAGGGGCTCTATTCAACACAACAGCAGCCGGACTCAACTTGACGATGGACAGTTGCATACTGACAAATACAAACGGCAATCATATCCGCACAGATCAGGCGCCAAGAACACTCAGAATTACCAACACGATTTTTGGTAACATGGGATATCTCGGCAGGTCGAACCTCGGTGCCGGGAAAGGCCTTGACGTTCGGGGAGGTTCTGTTGATTCGTTGATCATTATGAACTGCACATTTGTGAATTGGCAGGATCGCGTTGTTCGCCACTTCGCCAGCACGGCGAATATCAACTACATGCGGTTTGAACACAATACGCTCGTGAACGGTATGTCGTATCACGGATTGCTGTCCTTGGGAAGAGTCGGTCGTCGCATGATCATTCGGGACAACCTGTTGATTGACCCATTCGGAGCAGGAAACGACACCGATGCAGTTCGTCAGGCTGAGTTTACTGATTCCGGCGAGCTTGATGCGTTCGGCTTCCCGCGTATGACATGGATCTTCTCCAATCCCAACGATTCGACGAGTTGGCTTATCAAGAACAACTATTATCGTGTCACCCCGGTTGGACAGGCGTTCTATGATTCAGCGTCTATTCTTCCGATCATCGCAAATCCACCTCTGACTGTCGGATCGCCACTGTCCTATCACATCAACAGCAGAATTGGAGCAGACTCGACAACTGCATTCAGAACAACGGATGTGGCATTGCTGAATGTTCCAAGGCAGATGGATGCTCTGATGAAGTGGTACCGAAGGCCGGAAGCGATGGGCGGTGCAAACAAGACGAAGGCCACAGGTAATTGGGCAGCGCCGTATGATTATGACCGGAGGAGCTATCAATACTGGAGGGATACCCTGAATGCATCCTACTCGACGGGACATGCGATGTATACGGCCGGCACATGCGGCTACCCGGTCGGTTCACTTATGTGGTTCCCGACCCGCTATGCGGCGTGGTTGACCGACCCCTGCGTGAATACAACACTGCCGGTGAAGGACGGCGATCCGGGCGTTCCGACCGCGTTTGAGTTGGAACAAAATTACCCCAACCCGTTCAACCCAGCGACGAAAATTGCCTTCAGCCTGACAAGGTCCGGTTTTACATCGCTGACGGTGTACAACGTACTGGGTCAAAAGGTCGCGACTCCCATGTCGCAAAATATGGAGGCCGGAAGACATGAAGTTGAGTTCAACGCTTCCGATTTGACAAGCGGTGTGTATTTCTATCGCCTCGAATCGGGCAACAACTCAGCCGTCAAGAAATTAATGCTGCTGAAGTAAGGAACTGTGTTGAAATTCCACTCAACATATCTTGCAGTAACGCTTATGCTGGCGGCCTTGTGCGCAGTTGCACAGGGCCGCGAGCGGGCGAATCTCATTGTCGCCGTAAACGGACAGGGTGATTTCAGGTCGATTCAGGAAGCACTCGACTCGGTTCCGGCCGGGAATGGCCGGCCTGTAATCATCCTCGTCCGCAACGGTGTGTATAACGAGAAGGTGTTTATTCAAAAGAGTCATATCACGCTGGTGGGGGAGAACCGCGACAGCACACGCATCGTGCTTGATGTATTGCGGGAAGAGTGGCACAAACACAGTAATGGAAGCGATTGGGGTGCAGGAGTCGTCAACATCGACACGGCAGTCACGGATATTACGTTTGCGAATCTGACAATCTATAACAACTACGGCTGGAAACACGGCGTGTTCAACAAGCATCAGTTTGCGATTCGCGGGGCCGGAACCCGTATCATGTTGCTTCACTGCACGGTTGTTTCCGACGGGGGAGATGCAGTAAGCCTTTGGAACAAGCAGAACGGCATGTACTATCATGCAGACTGTTTCTTTGAAGGGTGGGTGGACTTTGTTTGTCCCCGCGGCTGGTGTTACATCACAAACTCGAGATTTTTCGGGCACAACAAGAGTGCCTCACTCTGGCACGACGGAAGCGGCAACAGAAATCAGAAATTTGTCATAACAGATTCGTATTTTGACGGCGTCCCCGGTTTTCCGCTCGGCAGGCATCACCGCGACGGTCAGTTCTATCTTCTGAACTGTACGTTTTCATCAAACATGGCAAACAGGCCTATCTACCTTCCGGTGGAATCACCTAATGCGCGCGAGTGGGTATGGGGGCAACGTCATTACTATTACGGCTGCAAACGTGAAGGGGGGGATTTTGCCTGGTTTACCGACAATCTTGATAAAGCCGAAAATTCCCCTGAACCAGCAGGCATCACGGCACAGTGGGCATTTGACGGGCAATGGGATCCTGAAAGCAATATGCCATCTGTGCTGCCGTTTGCCTATCTTCCTACGCCAAAACGAAAGGCAAAAGAGATTGATAAGAAGAATATCAGGCTCACGTGGGTTCCCGGTCGGAATGCGATTTCCCACAAAGTATCCTTCGGAACTTCAACGGAACCACAGTTTCGAGCGCGAACAGCAGCGGCAGCTTTTCAGCCGGGACGGCTCTCCGCGCGAACGACATACTACTGGCGTGTGGACACGGTAACCGAAGAGGGAGATATTCCCGGTGAACTCTGGTCGTTCACAACCAACTGACATGCAATAGCAGAATAGCAATGGAATTCATTCACGACAATTTTCTTCTCGAAACCGAGCAGGCTGTAAGGCTGTATCACGATTTTGCGGCTTCACTGCCGATCATAGACTATCATTGCCATCTTTCGCCGAGAGATATTGCGGAAAACAAGCGGTTTGAGAATCTGACGCAAATCTGGCTCTACGGCGACCACTACAAGTGGCGGGCGATGCGCACGTGCGGCGTTGATGAGCGGTTCATCACCGGCAATGCCTCCGATTGGGAGAAGTTTGAACAATGGGCTGCCATTGTTCCCAAGACGTTGCGCAACCCGTTGTTTCATTGGACACATCTCGAACTCAAGCGTCCGTTCGGCATCAGCGACCGTCTTTTGAACTCCTCGACCGCAAAGAGTATTTGGGAAGAATGCAACGCGAAACTTGCGCTCCCCGGGTTCACGACACGCGGTATTCAGCAACAGATGAATGTCGAAATCATCTGCACAACCGACGACCCGGTTGACAGTCTCGATTATCACAAAATTCTCGCGGCGGATGCATCGTTTCCCGTCAAGGTCTATCCTGCATTCCGTCCGGATAAGGCGATGGCATTTGAAAACGTATCTGCTTTTCTCGTCTATCTTTCCCAACTCGAAGAGGCTGCCGATCGGGAAGTGATTACATTCAAGGATTTCCTTGCCGCTCTTCGGAATCGGCACGACTATTTTCATGCGCACGGCGCACGCGTTTCGGATCATGGTTTGGAAACCATCTATGCGGAAGAGTACAGTGAAACTGAAATTCAGGTTCTCTTTGCGAAAGTGTTGCAAGGAAAGCCTCTCGCCCCTTCCGAAGTTGTGAAACTGAAGTCGGCCGTGCTATACGAATGTGCCCTTATGGATTGCGAGAAGGGCTGGGTTCAACAGTTTCATCTCGGCGCGTTGCGGAATACGAACTCCCGCATGGCGCGTACTCTCGGCCCTGATACAGGATTTGACTCTATCGGCGACTTCACAATAGCACAACCGATGGCGAAATTTCTAAACAGACTCGACGACGGAAACACACTGGCAAAAACAATTCTCTACAATCTCAATCCGCGAGACAACGAGCTATTTGCCACGATGATTGGAAATTTTCAGGACGGATCGGTGGCAGGCAAGATCCAATTCGGTTCGGCGTGGTGGTTTCTCGATCAAATGGATGGGATGACGAAACAGATCGACGCCCTCTCGAATATGGGCCTTTTGAGTCAATTCATCGGGATGCTGACGGATTCGCGCAGCTTCCTGTCATATCCGCGACACGAGTATTTCCGTCGCCTGCTCTGCAACATCCTCGGCGCGGAAATGAAAAGCGGACTTCTTCCGAATGACATCCAACTCATCGGCAGTATGGTGCAGGATATCAGCTACAATAATGCGAAACGCTACTTTCCGTTTGCCAAATTCACGACAGCCAATGGAGCTCATG
This sequence is a window from Bacteroidota bacterium. Protein-coding genes within it:
- a CDS encoding T9SS type A sorting domain-containing protein, translated to MRTIQIALLFVVVGLMLLPMVSSAQNIVRIPPFSGTNYLNTVIMGDTLPNGQRRDTNAVYVLQRGGLYLSNGVILNIGWKLRLQTHDTTAGVSNPAVFLYNPGANPPGQFVNMRGDVTIKSLIISGYLEADPTELTKLQGALFNTTAAGLNLTMDSCILTNTNGNHIRTDQAPRTLRITNTIFGNMGYLGRSNLGAGKGLDVRGGSVDSLIIMNCTFVNWQDRVVRHFASTANINYMRFEHNTLVNGMSYHGLLSLGRVGRRMIIRDNLLIDPFGAGNDTDAVRQAEFTDSGELDAFGFPRMTWIFSNPNDSTSWLIKNNYYRVTPVGQAFYDSASILPIIANPPLTVGSPLSYHINSRIGADSTTAFRTTDVALLNVPRQMDALMKWYRRPEAMGGANKTKATGNWAAPYDYDRRSYQYWRDTLNASYSTGHAMYTAGTCGYPVGSLMWFPTRYAAWLTDPCVNTTLPVKDGDPGVPTAFELEQNYPNPFNPATKIAFSLTRSGFTSLTVYNVLGQKVATPMSQNMEAGRHEVEFNASDLTSGVYFYRLESGNNSAVKKLMLLK
- a CDS encoding pectin esterase — encoded protein: MKFHSTYLAVTLMLAALCAVAQGRERANLIVAVNGQGDFRSIQEALDSVPAGNGRPVIILVRNGVYNEKVFIQKSHITLVGENRDSTRIVLDVLREEWHKHSNGSDWGAGVVNIDTAVTDITFANLTIYNNYGWKHGVFNKHQFAIRGAGTRIMLLHCTVVSDGGDAVSLWNKQNGMYYHADCFFEGWVDFVCPRGWCYITNSRFFGHNKSASLWHDGSGNRNQKFVITDSYFDGVPGFPLGRHHRDGQFYLLNCTFSSNMANRPIYLPVESPNAREWVWGQRHYYYGCKREGGDFAWFTDNLDKAENSPEPAGITAQWAFDGQWDPESNMPSVLPFAYLPTPKRKAKEIDKKNIRLTWVPGRNAISHKVSFGTSTEPQFRARTAAAAFQPGRLSARTTYYWRVDTVTEEGDIPGELWSFTTN
- the uxaC gene encoding glucuronate isomerase, coding for MEFIHDNFLLETEQAVRLYHDFAASLPIIDYHCHLSPRDIAENKRFENLTQIWLYGDHYKWRAMRTCGVDERFITGNASDWEKFEQWAAIVPKTLRNPLFHWTHLELKRPFGISDRLLNSSTAKSIWEECNAKLALPGFTTRGIQQQMNVEIICTTDDPVDSLDYHKILAADASFPVKVYPAFRPDKAMAFENVSAFLVYLSQLEEAADREVITFKDFLAALRNRHDYFHAHGARVSDHGLETIYAEEYSETEIQVLFAKVLQGKPLAPSEVVKLKSAVLYECALMDCEKGWVQQFHLGALRNTNSRMARTLGPDTGFDSIGDFTIAQPMAKFLNRLDDGNTLAKTILYNLNPRDNELFATMIGNFQDGSVAGKIQFGSAWWFLDQMDGMTKQIDALSNMGLLSQFIGMLTDSRSFLSYPRHEYFRRLLCNILGAEMKSGLLPNDIQLIGSMVQDISYNNAKRYFPFAKFTTANGAHATKKPETKEAALS